GCTCAAGCAAGTCTAACGTTCGAGCGATTTGAGCTTTGGATTTTGTGTCCTTCGAATCAATGGAACCCTCAACCGGTCGCTTACCGGACGGCGATTCATAGTATTCAATATCCCACACAGTGGCATTATAACAATATTGTTATAATATAGCAATAGGATGGTTTGAGAGGCTGATAGAGTTCGCTAAAGAAAAGTAAATAAGAAAGTGGACCCGAGGGGGTTCGAACCCCTTACCTCCTGAATGCAAATCAGGCGTTCTCCCAACTGAACTACGGGCCCAAGCAGAGGAAATAACAACAACCGTTATTATATCAATGAATGGTGGTTTTTAGCAATTTACAGAGGCTAACAGCAAAACTGCTATTGGGCGAGCAGTCTTTTAATCTCAAGCATTGCGTCAATTGCGGCAAAGTCGCCCTCTGTGATACACTGCTCTGCCTTTTTAAAGTCGGTAAAACTAATCCCCGTTAGGCGCGGTTCGATAACAATATCGGCCCTTTCAAGGCTGGCAGTGGTTGTTTGCGAGTTAATTATCCCCATATGGTTCATCATAATCGTATACATATTCGGTTTTTTTGTTTTACCTTTGTTATCGCTCGGTGCTTCATCTATTGTAACTCGCTTGTTTACATTGGGCATACGCGGCGAGACACTAACGGCGATAACTATATCGGCACCCATATCTCTGACCAAATCAACCGGAACCTGATCCACCAATCCGCCGTCAACCAAGAAACGGCCGTTGCGTTCACAGGCGGCAAATACAATCGGGAC
Above is a genomic segment from Dehalococcoidales bacterium containing:
- a CDS encoding patatin-like phospholipase family protein; the encoded protein is MKKKKVGIALGGGAARGMAHIGVLERLEKENIPIDIIAGTSAGAIVGALFAKGMSAAEIKREVLDIDLLKRWKLIDVGLPKTGFIGGKKLMAMLQSYIGDIDFSELKMPFTCTATDILSGEEVVIDKGPVIEGVRASIAVPIVFAACERNGRFLVDGGLVDQVPVDLVRDMGADIVIAVSVSPRMPNVNKRVTIDEAPSDNKGKTKKPNMYTIMMNHMGIINSQTTTASLERADIVIEPRLTGISFTDFKKAEQCITEGDFAAIDAMLEIKRLLAQ